From Chromatiales bacterium, one genomic window encodes:
- a CDS encoding phosphatidylglycerophosphatase A, which yields MAASRAGPVGWQEVLRDPVQWLAFGFGTGLLPVAPGTWGSLLAAFLYWWLPPLPVPVQLAGLALAFVAGCVICGASARRLGVHDHGGIVFDEFVGQWLVLVVTPHTLAWYALAFVLFRLMDIWKPWPIREADHRLQGGTGIMLDDVLAAGYAALVVGGVQFLPLA from the coding sequence ATGGCCGCTTCCCGTGCTGGTCCGGTTGGCTGGCAGGAGGTCCTCCGCGATCCGGTTCAATGGCTGGCCTTCGGTTTCGGCACCGGCCTGCTGCCGGTTGCGCCCGGCACCTGGGGTTCGCTGCTCGCGGCCTTTCTCTACTGGTGGTTGCCTCCGCTGCCAGTGCCGGTGCAGCTGGCCGGGCTGGCGCTGGCCTTTGTTGCCGGTTGCGTGATCTGTGGCGCAAGTGCGCGGCGTCTCGGCGTGCATGATCATGGTGGCATCGTCTTCGACGAATTTGTGGGCCAGTGGCTGGTATTGGTGGTCACACCGCACACGCTGGCGTGGTATGCGCTGGCATTTGTGCTGTTCCGGCTCATGGATATCTGGAAGCCCTGGCCGATTCGGGAGGCTGATCACAGATTGCAGGGCGGCACGGGAATTATGCTCGATGACGTTCTGGCGGCCGGGTATGCGGCATTGGTCGTCGGGGGAGTGCAGTTTCTGCCGCTGGCATGA
- the thiL gene encoding thiamine-phosphate kinase has product MPSSTSLRRRCARPPDSTGHVPVDERTLISTYFAGHSAGRRDVVLGIGDDAAVLRFEPGWDLVVATDTITEGTHFPAGIPARAVGHRALAVNLSDLAAMAAEPLWCSLALSLPAAEPTWLEEFAAGLFALADRSGTALIGGDTVRGPLSATVTVQGRVRPGAAVPRTGARAGDGIWVTGSPGDAVAGRHLLDAAAGVPETVRATLLHRFLYPEPRVREGLALAALATAMLDVSDGLHDDIGKLMTASGTGAELDAGLLPLSAELGAAAAERAIEYALTGGDDYELCFTVPAQATTRLQGMAAGWTVPVTRIGTVVSEPGVRWQHAGRALTVPGSTFRHF; this is encoded by the coding sequence ATGCCGTCCTCGACCAGCTTGCGCCGGCGCTGCGCCCGGCCGCCTGACAGCACAGGTCACGTGCCGGTGGATGAACGGACGCTGATCAGCACTTACTTCGCCGGCCACAGCGCCGGACGCAGGGATGTCGTACTCGGTATCGGTGACGATGCCGCCGTGCTGCGCTTCGAGCCTGGCTGGGATCTGGTGGTGGCGACCGACACCATCACCGAAGGCACACATTTCCCGGCCGGTATTCCCGCTCGCGCCGTCGGCCATCGCGCTCTTGCGGTCAACCTCAGTGACCTCGCGGCCATGGCAGCCGAGCCGCTGTGGTGTTCGCTGGCCTTGTCCTTGCCGGCGGCCGAACCGACCTGGCTGGAAGAATTTGCCGCCGGGTTGTTTGCACTGGCCGATCGCTCTGGCACCGCACTGATTGGCGGTGACACGGTGCGCGGGCCGCTGTCTGCAACGGTCACCGTACAGGGCCGCGTTCGCCCCGGGGCCGCTGTGCCCCGCACCGGAGCGCGCGCAGGTGACGGGATCTGGGTGACTGGCAGTCCGGGTGATGCGGTAGCTGGCCGCCATCTGCTCGATGCTGCCGCGGGCGTGCCCGAAACGGTCAGGGCGACGCTGCTCCATCGCTTTCTCTATCCGGAGCCGCGGGTCCGCGAGGGCCTTGCTCTCGCGGCGCTGGCCACCGCCATGCTCGACGTCTCGGACGGCCTGCATGACGATATCGGCAAGTTGATGACCGCGAGCGGCACAGGTGCCGAACTCGATGCCGGGCTCCTGCCGCTGTCAGCTGAACTCGGAGCTGCGGCTGCGGAGCGCGCCATCGAATATGCGCTCACCGGCGGCGATGACTACGAACTGTGCTTTACAGTGCCCGCGCAGGCAACCACCCGGCTGCAGGGGATGGCAGCCGGGTGGACGGTCCCTGTGACCCGGATCGGCACCGTGGTGAGCGAGCCGGGCGTCCGCTGGCAGCATGCGGGACGGGCGTTGACCGTGCCCGGTTCCACTTTCCGGCACTTCTGA
- the nusB gene encoding transcription antitermination factor NusB codes for MAATGRHGSRRLLVQALYQYQLSEHSVAEIAAQFAAQRDFRLVDVDYFRLLLGEILGDTDALDRLLTAQADRPVAQLDPVERGILWLGLAELKLHREVPVKVVINEAVKLAHEFGAQDGHRYINAVLDQLAPALRPAA; via the coding sequence ATGGCCGCGACAGGTCGGCATGGCTCGCGTCGTTTGCTGGTGCAGGCGCTCTATCAGTATCAGCTGAGCGAGCATTCGGTGGCGGAAATCGCCGCGCAGTTCGCGGCGCAGCGCGATTTCAGGCTTGTCGATGTGGATTACTTCCGCCTCCTGCTCGGCGAGATTCTCGGTGATACCGATGCTCTGGATCGTTTGCTGACCGCGCAGGCCGACAGGCCCGTGGCCCAGCTGGATCCGGTCGAGCGGGGCATACTCTGGCTGGGGCTGGCCGAACTGAAACTGCACCGGGAGGTGCCGGTGAAGGTCGTGATCAACGAGGCGGTGAAACTCGCGCATGAATTCGGTGCCCAGGACGGGCATCGCTACATCAATGCCGTCCTCGACCAGCTTGCGCCGGCGCTGCGCCCGGCCGCCTGA
- a CDS encoding 6,7-dimethyl-8-ribityllumazine synthase: MRIMEGQLVARDMRFVIIAARFNDLIVRNLVDGAVDTLKRHGAVETDIQLVRVPGAFELPLAAHRLARLRRCDAIVALGAVIRGQTPHFGFVCTECAAGLNRVSLEFEMPVGFGVLTCDTVDQAMDRAGGKGGNKGTDAVLAALEMASLLRQLEG, encoded by the coding sequence ATGCGCATCATGGAAGGACAACTGGTGGCGCGGGACATGCGTTTCGTGATCATTGCCGCACGCTTCAACGACCTGATTGTCCGGAATCTGGTCGATGGCGCGGTGGACACGCTCAAGCGGCACGGCGCTGTCGAGACCGATATACAGCTGGTCCGGGTGCCCGGTGCCTTCGAGCTGCCGCTCGCTGCGCATCGACTTGCGCGGCTGCGGCGCTGTGACGCCATCGTCGCGCTCGGTGCAGTGATCCGCGGGCAGACGCCGCACTTCGGTTTCGTGTGCACCGAATGCGCCGCCGGGCTCAACCGCGTCAGTCTGGAGTTCGAGATGCCGGTGGGATTCGGCGTGCTGACCTGCGATACGGTGGATCAGGCCATGGATCGCGCCGGCGGCAAGGGTGGCAACAAGGGCACGGATGCGGTGCTGGCTGCGCTGGAGATGGCCAGTCTCCTGCGGCAGCTGGAAGGCTGA
- the ribB gene encoding 3,4-dihydroxy-2-butanone-4-phosphate synthase, which produces MERPESGFSPISAIIDDIRQGRMVIIVDDEDRENEGDILMAAAKVRAEDINFMARYGRGLICLTLTRARCQQLRLPLMVGDTDRAHGTNFTISIEAVEGVTTGISAHDRARTVRVAVGPDATPEDLRQPGHVFPLMAQPGGVLTRAGHTEAGCDLARLAGLEAAAVIVEILNEDGTMARRPQLEAFAKEHGLRIGTIADLIRYRLRHEESVERIADQQIQTEFGDFRLVCYEDHVTRNVHLVLIRGDLSRPEPPLVRVHVQDTLGDVVGVQSAELGWPLREAMHQIASTGHGVVVLLRYGESPRELMAAVKSLSRPEGAERPAPAGGAVLRSYGIGAQILRDLGVQRMRVLSAPKQMHGLSGFGLEVVEYVDTADRPKAG; this is translated from the coding sequence ATGGAACGGCCGGAAAGCGGCTTCAGTCCGATTTCGGCCATCATCGACGATATCCGCCAGGGGCGGATGGTGATAATCGTCGACGATGAAGACCGCGAAAACGAGGGCGACATCCTCATGGCCGCCGCCAAGGTGCGCGCCGAGGACATCAACTTCATGGCCCGCTATGGTCGTGGCCTGATCTGTCTGACCCTGACGCGGGCGCGCTGCCAGCAGTTGCGTCTGCCGCTGATGGTCGGTGACACCGATCGCGCGCACGGCACCAATTTCACCATTTCGATCGAGGCGGTTGAAGGTGTCACCACCGGTATCTCCGCACACGATCGTGCGCGGACGGTGCGGGTTGCGGTGGGACCGGATGCGACGCCCGAAGACCTGCGTCAGCCCGGACATGTGTTTCCGCTGATGGCCCAGCCCGGTGGTGTACTCACGCGCGCCGGACATACCGAGGCAGGCTGCGACCTGGCCCGGCTTGCCGGGCTGGAAGCTGCGGCCGTCATCGTCGAGATCCTCAATGAAGACGGCACGATGGCGCGCCGGCCGCAGCTTGAGGCTTTCGCCAAAGAGCATGGGCTGCGCATCGGCACCATCGCTGACCTGATCAGGTACCGGCTGCGACATGAGGAATCGGTCGAGCGTATCGCCGATCAGCAGATCCAGACCGAGTTCGGCGACTTCCGGCTGGTCTGCTATGAAGACCATGTCACGCGCAATGTGCATCTCGTGCTGATCCGCGGTGACCTCAGCCGGCCGGAGCCGCCGCTGGTTCGCGTTCATGTGCAGGACACGCTGGGCGATGTGGTCGGCGTGCAGAGCGCGGAGCTCGGCTGGCCGCTCCGCGAGGCGATGCATCAGATCGCATCCACCGGTCACGGTGTCGTCGTCCTTCTGCGCTACGGCGAGTCGCCGCGCGAACTGATGGCAGCGGTGAAGTCCCTGAGCCGACCCGAGGGTGCGGAGCGGCCTGCGCCGGCCGGCGGCGCCGTGCTGCGCAGCTACGGCATCGGCGCACAGATCCTGCGCGACCTGGGTGTGCAGCGGATGCGCGTGCTGAGCGCGCCGAAACAGATGCATGGCCTGTCGGGATTCGGTCTCGAGGTCGTGGAGTATGTCGATACGGCTGACCGGCCAAAGGCAGGCTGA
- a CDS encoding riboflavin synthase translates to MFTGIVQALGRVVTTTATPSGRRCEFELGALAGRHFNPGDSIAVNGACLTVVTLDADRFGADISAETLRVTTLGSLAVGSPVNLEPAMTLNDPLGGHLVTGHVDGIAEVVALNREGGTAIVRFALPEALRRYAARKGSICIDGVSLTVNDVADDRVLVTLVPHTLGQTIMQHYVVGTRVNVEVDLVARYVERLLGTT, encoded by the coding sequence ATGTTTACCGGAATCGTGCAGGCGCTGGGCCGGGTCGTGACAACGACAGCAACACCATCGGGCCGCCGCTGTGAGTTTGAGCTCGGGGCGCTGGCCGGTCGTCATTTCAATCCCGGTGACAGCATCGCGGTGAACGGCGCATGTCTCACCGTCGTCACGCTGGATGCAGACCGCTTCGGCGCCGATATCTCTGCCGAGACCTTGCGGGTCACGACGCTCGGCAGCCTGGCGGTGGGCAGCCCCGTCAACCTGGAACCGGCGATGACGCTGAACGACCCGCTGGGCGGGCATCTGGTCACCGGCCATGTGGACGGCATCGCCGAGGTTGTGGCGCTGAATCGGGAAGGCGGCACGGCGATTGTCCGCTTCGCACTCCCCGAGGCGCTGCGCCGCTATGCAGCCCGCAAGGGTTCGATCTGTATCGATGGTGTCAGCCTGACCGTAAACGATGTTGCGGACGACCGCGTACTGGTAACGCTCGTGCCCCATACGCTCGGACAAACTATCATGCAGCACTATGTGGTCGGCACGCGGGTCAACGTCGAGGTTGACCTGGTGGCGCGTTACGTTGAAAGGCTGCTGGGAACGACATGA
- the ribD gene encoding bifunctional diaminohydroxyphosphoribosylaminopyrimidine deaminase/5-amino-6-(5-phosphoribosylamino)uracil reductase RibD has product MARAMQLAARGLNSTPPNPRVGCVIARGETVVGEGWHREAGGPHAEVYALQAAGDKARDATAYVTLEPCCHQGRTPPCSEALRKAGIRRVVYAAQDPNPQVNGGGGQALLAAGIEVSSGLLAAEAERLNAGFFMRMRHGRPLVRCKIAVSLDGRTALADGRSQWISGEPARLDVQRLRAQSSAVLTGIGTVLADDPRLNVRGVADEGLAEGTSRQPLRVILDSGFRTPPDALLLSVPGEVLVFGAGAAKQKAALEACGARVETIACTDGRVSLPAVLQRLAELQVNELLVEAGPALNGALLAARLVDELIVYQAAHVLGSTARGMFELPPLPAMDKRPAFELLEVRRVGADLRLTYRPATAGERTD; this is encoded by the coding sequence ATGGCTCGCGCAATGCAGCTTGCGGCGCGTGGACTCAACAGCACGCCGCCGAATCCACGCGTGGGCTGCGTGATTGCGAGGGGTGAAACAGTTGTCGGTGAAGGCTGGCACCGCGAGGCCGGCGGGCCGCATGCCGAGGTTTATGCACTGCAGGCAGCCGGCGACAAGGCGCGCGACGCAACAGCCTATGTGACGCTCGAGCCCTGCTGTCATCAGGGACGTACACCGCCCTGTAGCGAAGCACTGCGGAAGGCGGGTATCCGGCGCGTGGTGTATGCCGCACAGGATCCCAACCCGCAGGTGAATGGCGGCGGCGGCCAAGCCCTGCTTGCGGCCGGCATCGAGGTCAGCAGTGGCCTGCTGGCTGCGGAGGCGGAGCGGCTGAACGCGGGCTTCTTCATGCGCATGCGCCATGGTCGGCCACTGGTACGCTGCAAGATCGCCGTCAGTCTCGACGGTCGTACAGCGCTCGCCGACGGCCGCAGCCAGTGGATCAGCGGTGAGCCAGCCCGGCTGGATGTGCAGCGCCTGCGTGCGCAGAGTTCGGCGGTGCTGACCGGGATCGGTACGGTGCTGGCCGATGATCCTCGGCTCAATGTGCGTGGAGTCGCGGATGAGGGGCTGGCCGAGGGGACCAGCCGGCAGCCGCTGCGCGTGATTCTGGATTCCGGGTTCAGGACACCGCCAGATGCGCTCCTGCTGTCCGTGCCCGGCGAGGTGCTTGTGTTCGGCGCGGGAGCTGCGAAACAAAAAGCTGCGCTTGAAGCGTGCGGCGCGCGCGTGGAAACAATCGCATGTACTGACGGGCGCGTGAGCCTGCCAGCAGTGCTGCAGCGGCTCGCAGAGCTGCAGGTCAATGAACTGCTCGTTGAGGCGGGGCCGGCGCTCAACGGCGCGCTTCTGGCAGCACGCCTGGTCGATGAGCTGATCGTCTATCAGGCTGCACACGTGCTGGGTTCGACGGCGCGCGGCATGTTCGAGTTGCCGCCGCTGCCGGCAATGGACAAGCGGCCGGCCTTCGAGTTGCTGGAAGTGCGGCGCGTGGGCGCGGATCTGCGCCTGACCTACAGGCCGGCAACGGCAGGAGAAAGGACAGACTGA
- the nrdR gene encoding transcriptional regulator NrdR — protein MHCPFCNHPETKVIDSRLAGEGLQVRRRRECLACAERFTTFETAELVLPRVIKRDDTREPFDDGKLRSGMVRALEKRPVDSEAVEAALARVTHRLQTMGEREIASRRIGELVMEELRALDEVAYVRYASVYRSFQDVESFQEEIRRMRELGDKERRRDQLPLLPDEAS, from the coding sequence TTGCATTGCCCGTTCTGCAACCATCCTGAAACCAAGGTCATCGATTCGCGGCTGGCTGGCGAGGGCCTGCAGGTGCGTCGCCGTCGCGAGTGCCTGGCCTGCGCCGAGCGCTTCACGACTTTCGAGACGGCCGAGCTCGTCTTGCCGCGCGTGATCAAGCGCGACGACACGCGTGAGCCTTTCGACGACGGCAAGCTTCGCAGCGGCATGGTGCGTGCGCTGGAAAAACGTCCGGTCGACAGCGAAGCGGTGGAGGCGGCGCTGGCCCGGGTCACGCACCGCCTGCAGACCATGGGCGAACGCGAGATCGCCTCGCGGCGCATCGGTGAGCTGGTGATGGAAGAGCTGCGCGCGCTGGATGAGGTGGCCTATGTGCGCTATGCCTCTGTCTATCGCAGCTTTCAGGATGTGGAGTCATTCCAGGAAGAGATCCGCCGCATGCGCGAGCTGGGTGACAAGGAACGGCGGCGGGATCAGCTGCCACTGCTGCCGGATGAGGCGTCGTGA
- a CDS encoding serine hydroxymethyltransferase: MFRRDCTIAGFDPELARAIDSERGRQEDHVELIASENYASPRVLEAQGSVLTNKYAEGYPGKRYYGGCEYVDIAENLAIERAKQLFGAAYANVQPHSGSQANAAVYLALLQPGDTVLGMSLAHGGHLTHGSPVNFSGRLFNIVSYGVDAATGLIDYGQLESLAREHKPRMIIAGFSAYSRVIDWQKFRTIADSVGAYLFVDMAHVAGLVAAGEYPNPVSIADVTTTTTHKTLRGPRGGLILARQNEEIAKKLNSLVFPGTQGGPLMHVIAAKAVAFLEALQPEFRTYQREVKSNAQLMARCLTERGYRIVSGGTENHMFLLDLIDKDITGKDADAALDRANITVNKNAVPNDPRSPFVTSGVRMGTPAVTTRGFRAAEIEELSGWIADILDNIQDEARSAAIRGKVIELCARFPVYQ; encoded by the coding sequence ATGTTCAGGCGGGATTGCACGATTGCCGGGTTTGATCCTGAGCTTGCCCGCGCCATCGACAGCGAGCGTGGCCGGCAGGAAGACCATGTTGAACTGATTGCTTCGGAAAACTATGCCAGCCCGCGCGTGCTCGAGGCGCAGGGTTCGGTGCTGACCAACAAGTACGCCGAGGGTTATCCGGGCAAGCGTTACTATGGCGGATGCGAGTATGTCGACATCGCCGAAAACCTGGCCATCGAGCGCGCGAAGCAGCTGTTTGGCGCCGCCTATGCCAACGTCCAGCCGCATTCCGGATCGCAGGCCAATGCTGCAGTTTACCTGGCCCTGCTCCAGCCGGGCGACACGGTGCTCGGCATGAGCCTCGCGCATGGCGGCCACCTGACGCACGGTTCGCCGGTGAACTTCTCCGGGCGGCTGTTCAACATCGTTTCCTATGGTGTGGATGCGGCCACGGGGCTCATCGACTACGGACAGCTGGAAAGTCTTGCGCGTGAACACAAGCCGCGCATGATCATTGCCGGTTTTTCCGCTTATTCACGGGTCATCGACTGGCAGAAATTCCGCACCATTGCCGACAGCGTCGGCGCGTATCTTTTCGTCGATATGGCGCATGTCGCCGGGCTGGTCGCGGCGGGGGAGTACCCGAATCCCGTGTCGATCGCCGATGTGACGACCACCACCACACACAAGACCCTGCGCGGTCCGCGCGGCGGCCTGATCCTGGCGCGGCAGAACGAGGAAATCGCGAAGAAGCTCAACTCCCTGGTATTTCCCGGCACCCAGGGTGGCCCGCTGATGCACGTGATCGCGGCCAAGGCCGTGGCCTTTCTCGAGGCGTTGCAGCCCGAGTTCAGGACCTATCAGCGCGAGGTCAAGAGCAATGCGCAGCTGATGGCGCGCTGCCTGACGGAGCGCGGCTACAGGATCGTCTCCGGTGGCACCGAGAATCACATGTTCCTGCTCGACCTGATCGACAAGGACATCACCGGCAAGGATGCCGATGCCGCACTCGACCGGGCCAACATCACGGTCAACAAGAACGCGGTGCCGAATGATCCGCGTTCACCCTTCGTGACCAGCGGCGTGCGCATGGGCACGCCGGCCGTGACCACGCGCGGCTTTCGCGCCGCCGAGATTGAAGAGCTCAGCGGCTGGATCGCCGATATTCTCGATAACATCCAGGACGAGGCACGTTCGGCGGCGATCCGCGGCAAGGTCATCGAGCTGTGCGCGCGCTTTCCCGTATATCAGTAA
- a CDS encoding acetoin utilization protein AcuC has product MAESRNAVLVLKGANIAAYGFGDGHPFGPDRHAAFHDELAGRDFSRVIRLAMASEATHAELTAFHTPGHVARVEALCREGTGWLDGGDTPAQRGLDAAAAAVVGATVFAMESIMARQARRAFVPIAGLHHAGRDNAAGFCVYNDCGVVIELLRARHGLSRIAYVDIDAHHGDGVYYAFDTDPAICFADIHEDGRYLYPGTGAADETGRGAAAGTKLNIPLAPGAGDEEFRGAWERVEAHVAAARPEFIVFQCGADSLAGDPITHLRYSPAAHAYAAARLCALADRCCEGRLLATGGGGYNRRNLALAWTAVVEAFVEAGRPA; this is encoded by the coding sequence ATGGCAGAGAGTCGCAATGCCGTGCTGGTGCTGAAGGGCGCCAATATTGCCGCCTATGGATTCGGCGACGGTCATCCTTTCGGGCCGGACCGCCACGCTGCTTTCCACGATGAGCTTGCCGGGCGCGATTTCAGCCGCGTAATCCGGCTGGCGATGGCGAGCGAAGCGACGCATGCCGAGCTGACCGCCTTTCACACGCCGGGCCATGTGGCGCGTGTGGAGGCATTGTGCCGGGAGGGGACCGGCTGGCTGGATGGCGGGGATACGCCGGCACAGCGAGGGCTGGATGCTGCTGCTGCCGCGGTTGTCGGTGCCACGGTCTTTGCGATGGAATCCATCATGGCGAGGCAGGCGCGGCGCGCGTTCGTGCCGATCGCCGGGCTGCACCATGCGGGCCGCGATAATGCAGCCGGTTTTTGTGTTTACAACGACTGCGGTGTGGTGATCGAGCTGCTGCGCGCCCGCCATGGTCTCAGCCGCATTGCCTACGTCGATATCGATGCCCATCACGGTGACGGCGTCTATTACGCGTTCGACACCGATCCGGCGATCTGCTTTGCCGATATCCACGAGGACGGCCGCTATCTGTATCCGGGCACCGGGGCCGCGGATGAGACCGGCCGTGGCGCTGCGGCCGGTACCAAGCTCAATATTCCGCTCGCGCCGGGTGCCGGCGATGAGGAGTTCCGCGGTGCCTGGGAGCGCGTTGAGGCCCATGTCGCCGCCGCCCGGCCTGAATTCATCGTCTTTCAATGCGGTGCGGACAGTCTGGCCGGTGATCCCATCACCCATCTGCGCTACTCGCCGGCAGCGCACGCTTATGCCGCTGCGCGTCTGTGTGCGCTGGCCGATCGCTGCTGTGAAGGGCGCCTGCTGGCCACCGGTGGCGGTGGATACAACCGGCGCAATCTCGCCCTGGCCTGGACCGCGGTGGTTGAGGCTTTTGTCGAGGCCGGCCGGCCCGCCTGA
- the ettA gene encoding energy-dependent translational throttle protein EttA, with amino-acid sequence MAQYVYTMNRVAKIIPPKRFILKDISLSFYPGAKIGVLGLNGSGKSTLLRIMAGVDKEFEGEARPQPGIRIGFLPQEPDLPAGRSVRQVVEEGLGEMMQLVKRYNEISEKFAEPLDDDEMNKLLDEQARLQDAIEAKNGWEIERKLEIAGDALRLPDWDAKVDQLSGGERRRVALCRLLLSEPDMLLLDEPTNHLDASSVAWLEKFLEQYPGTVIAVTHDRYFLDNVAGWILELDRGHGIPWEGNYSSWLDQKEQRLQREEKGEAARQKAIKAELEWVRANPKARQAKSKARLSRFQELVSQEYQTRQETQEIYIPPGPRLGDLVIEVNHLRKSFGDRLLIDDLSFQIPPGAIVGIIGPNGAGKTTLFRMLTGQEKPDSGEIRIGETVQIAAVDQSRHSLDDTKTVWAEISGGEDIIRIGKYETPSRAYCGRFNFKGTQQQQLIGELSGGERNRVHLAKVLKEGGNVLLLDEPTNDLDVETLRALEEGLLEFPGCAIVISHDRWFLDRIATHILAFEGNSQVVWFQGNYADYAADLRRRIGDDAANPHRIRYKPLTR; translated from the coding sequence GTGGCGCAATACGTTTACACGATGAACCGGGTGGCGAAGATCATTCCACCCAAGCGTTTCATCCTCAAGGACATCTCGCTCAGCTTTTACCCCGGCGCCAAGATCGGCGTGCTTGGCCTGAACGGCTCGGGCAAGTCCACGCTGCTGCGGATCATGGCCGGCGTCGACAAGGAATTCGAGGGTGAGGCCCGCCCGCAACCCGGCATCCGCATCGGCTTCCTGCCGCAGGAACCCGACCTCCCCGCCGGCCGCAGCGTGCGACAGGTCGTCGAGGAAGGCCTCGGCGAGATGATGCAGCTGGTCAAGCGCTACAACGAGATCAGCGAGAAGTTTGCCGAACCGCTCGACGACGACGAGATGAACAAGCTGCTCGACGAGCAGGCAAGACTGCAGGACGCCATCGAAGCGAAGAATGGCTGGGAAATCGAGCGCAAGCTCGAAATCGCCGGCGATGCCCTGCGCCTCCCCGACTGGGATGCGAAAGTCGACCAGCTGTCCGGCGGTGAGCGGCGGCGTGTGGCCCTGTGCCGGTTGCTGCTTTCCGAACCCGACATGCTGCTGCTCGACGAGCCGACCAACCATCTCGACGCCTCATCGGTCGCCTGGCTGGAAAAATTCCTCGAGCAGTATCCGGGCACTGTCATCGCCGTGACTCACGACCGCTATTTTCTCGACAACGTGGCCGGCTGGATTCTCGAGCTCGACCGCGGACACGGCATCCCCTGGGAGGGCAACTATTCCTCCTGGCTCGACCAGAAAGAGCAGCGCCTGCAACGCGAGGAAAAGGGCGAAGCCGCGCGACAGAAGGCCATCAAAGCCGAGCTCGAGTGGGTACGCGCGAACCCCAAGGCACGTCAGGCCAAGAGCAAGGCGCGGCTCAGCCGCTTCCAGGAACTTGTCTCGCAGGAATACCAGACCCGGCAGGAAACGCAGGAGATCTACATTCCGCCCGGGCCGCGCCTCGGCGACCTGGTGATCGAGGTCAATCACCTGCGCAAGTCCTTTGGCGACCGGCTGCTGATCGATGATCTCAGCTTCCAGATTCCGCCCGGCGCGATCGTCGGCATCATCGGCCCCAACGGCGCGGGCAAGACCACGCTGTTCCGCATGCTGACCGGTCAGGAAAAGCCCGACAGCGGCGAAATCCGGATCGGTGAAACGGTGCAGATCGCCGCAGTCGACCAGTCACGACATTCGCTGGATGACACGAAGACGGTGTGGGCCGAGATTTCCGGCGGTGAAGACATCATCCGCATCGGCAAGTACGAGACGCCGTCACGCGCCTACTGCGGGCGCTTCAACTTCAAGGGCACCCAGCAGCAACAGCTGATCGGTGAACTCTCAGGCGGCGAACGCAACCGTGTGCACCTGGCCAAGGTACTGAAGGAAGGCGGCAACGTGCTGCTGCTCGACGAGCCGACCAACGATCTGGACGTCGAAACACTGCGGGCACTGGAAGAAGGTTTGCTCGAATTTCCGGGTTGCGCCATCGTGATCTCGCACGATCGCTGGTTCCTTGACCGTATCGCCACGCATATCCTGGCCTTCGAAGGCAACAGCCAGGTGGTCTGGTTCCAGGGCAACTATGCGGACTATGCTGCCGACCTGCGCCGGCGCATCGGTGATGACGCGGCCAATCCGCACCGGATACGCTACAAGCCGCTGACACGTTAG